In the genome of Acidobacteriota bacterium, the window GGCCCCGCCTCGAGGAGATCACATGAAACCACAGTCCGTCATCGCCATCTACCCCGGATCGTTCGACCCGGTCACCAACGGTCACGTGGACATCATCCAGCGCAGCCTCGAGGTGTTCGACACCGTCATCCCCGCCATCCTGATCAACGCCGACAAAACCGCTTGCTTCACGCCGGAGGAGCGGCTGGTGATGCTCCGGGATGCCGTCCGCGGGCTGAAGGGTCGCGTGGAGCCCATCCACTTCAGCGGCCTTCTAGTGGATGCGGCGCGCCAACACGGCGCCACGGTCATCATCCGCGGCATCCGGGCGGTCTCGGACTACGAGTACGAGCTCCAGATGGCCCTCATGAACCGCAAGCTGGCGCCGGAGATCGAGACGCTGTTCCTGGTGCCGGCGTTCAAGTACTCTTTCCTGAGCTCGCGTCTGGTCAAGGAAGTGTACGCCCGGGGCGGGTCCATGAAAGACCTGGTGCCCGAGCTCGTCGACACCATGATGCTGAAGAAACACGGCCGCTGAGCCCGTTCCCGGAGCACCCCATGCAGATTCCCGTCCCCCATGTGTTCAAGCGTTACGACATCCGCGGCATCGTCGGCGAGGAGCTGACGCCGGAGCTGGCGACCGCCATCGGCCGCGCCGCCGGCACCTACCTGCGGCGCCGCGGCCGGGCGGACGTCGTGGTGGGCCGCGACGGCCGCCTGAGCGGGCCCGAGTACGCCGCCCGGCTCATCGACGGCCTGCGGGCTTCCGGCGTCCGGGTGCTGGACCTGGGCATCTGCCCCACGCCGGTCATGTACTTCGCCATCCACCATCTCGGCGCCGGCGGCGGCGTCGCCGTCACCGCCAGCCACAACCCGCCCGAGTACAACGGCTTCAAGATCAATTGCGGGCCGGACTCCCTGTACGACGACGCTATCCAGGAGATTCGCCGACTCATCGAAGCCGAGGATTACGAGACGGGCAACGCGCCGGTGGAGCGCCGCCCGGTGATCCCCGACTACGCCGCCGCCCTGCGACGGCAGTTCGGCGAGCTCGCCAGCCGGCCCAAGGTGGTGGTGGACGCCGGCAACGGCACCGCCGCCCTCGTGGCGCCGGACCTGCTGCGGAGCTTCAAGTGCCGCGTGGCCGAGCTCTACTGCACGGTGGACGGGCGGTTCCCCAACCACGAGGCCGATCCCACCGTGGCCGCCAACCTGGCCGATCTGATCCGGGTGGTCCGCGAGCAGTCGGCGGATCTCGGCATTGCCTTCGACGGCGACGGCGACCGCATCGGCGTCGTGGACGAAACGGGCACGATCCTCCACGGCGACCAGTTGCTCCTGATCTACGCCCGGCAGGTCCTGGCCGCGCAACCCGGGGCCACGGTGATCTCCGAGGTCAAGTCGTCGCAGGTGCTGTACGACGAGATCGCCCGCGCCGGCGGCCGGCCGCTGATGTGGAAGACCGGCCACTCCCTCATCAAGGCCAAGATGAAGGAGACGGGTGCCGCGCTGGCCGGCGAGATGAGCGGCCACATGTTCTTCGCCGACCGTTACTACGGGTTCGATGACGCCATCTACGCCGCCTGCCGCCTGCTGGAGATTCTGGACGCCGCGGGACAGCCGCTCAGCCGGCTGCTGGCGGACCTGCCCGGGACCGTGAACACTCCGGAGCTCCGGCATCCGTGCCCGGAGGCGTACAAGGCGCCGCTGGTCCAGGCGGTGCTGGACCATTACCGGCGCGACCATGAGGTGATCGACATCGACGGCGTGCGGGTCCGCTTCCCCGGCGGGTGGGGGCTTGTCCGGGCCTCCAACACCCAGCCCATCCTGGTGCTGCGTTTTGAGGCGGACACCCCCGACCGGCTGCAGGCCATCCAGGACGATGTCATGGCCGTCATCCGGAAATACCAGCGCGAGATCGTGCCGTCATGAGCATCCTCGAGATCCCCTTCTTCAAAAGCCAGGGTCTGGGCAACGACTTTCTCCTCCTTCGCGACGAGCATTTGGGCGGGCTCCGCCTGCCCCTGCCCGAGATGGCGGAAAAGATCTGCTCGCGGAAGTTCGGCGTGGGCGCCGACGGTGTGATCGTGTGGACGGCGGACGCCGTGGCCGACCAATTCACCGCCCGTATCTTCAACGCCGACGGCTCGGAGGCCGAATCGTCCGGCAACGGGATCCGCTGCCTGGCGGCGGCGCTCTGCCACGCGGGGATCGCGCGCGGCGAGCGCCTGTCGATCCGGACACCCGGCGGTCTCAAGCAGGTGACCGTGCTCAGCCGAGCGAGCAACGTGTACACGTTTCGTACGGATCTCGGCCCCGCCACCTTTGACCCGGCGGTGATCCCGCTGGCGCTGTCCGAACCGGCCGGCCCGCCGCCGCTGCGACTCCGGTTGCAAGCCGGCGATGCGACCTTCGAGGCCACACCGCTGGCCGTGGGCAATCCCCATTGCGTGGTCCGGGTGGACCGGATCGATTTCAACGCCTTGTACGCGACCGGCCCGCTGCTGGAGCGGCATCCCGTCTTCCCGGCGCGGGCCAACGTGGAGTTCGTCCGGGTCGTGGACGCCGCCACCATCGAAATCGCCATCTGGGAACGCGGCGTCGGCCACACCCTGTCGTCGGGCACCGGCAGCGCCGCCGCCGCCGTCGCGGCCATCGCCAACGGCTGGACCGACAGTCCGGTCCTGGTGCACATGGAGGGCGGCGAAACCCGCGTGAGCTGGGACCGCTCCGGCAACGTCATCCAGGACGGGCAGGCCCAGTTCGTGTTCCACGGGCTGATCGAGTCGCACGCGCTGAAATACTGAAATCCGTCCGGGAGCACCATGCCGGCATCCCGCCTGTCCGTCATCTGCATCCGCCCCCAGGGGAGCGCCAACATCGGCGCCATCGCCCGAGTCATGGCCAACTTCGGTCTGGACGATCTGTATCTGGTGGCGCCCGAGTGCCCCGTCGACGAGCAGTCATACCGGATGGCCTGCCACGGTGACGGCGTGCTGCGGCGCGCCCGCGTCGTCGACGCGCTGCCCCCCCTGCTCCCGCAGTTCCACGGTCTCATCGGCACCTGCGGCCGCACCGACTCCAGCGCCTTCGGCGCGCCGCTGAGTCCGGCGGCGGCCGCCGCCGCGGTGCGCCCGCTGGCCGACCGGTATCCGCTGGCCGTGGTGCTCGGCCCCGAGGATCACGGCCTGTCCAACGAGGAGCTGAAGCTCTGCCGGTGGATCGTTCGCATCCCCACGGCGTCGCCCTACGCCTCGCTGAACATCGCCCAGGCGGCCGCCATCCTGCTCTACGAACTGTGCGCCCGACCCGACGGCGCGGCCCCGCCCGCCGCCCGCTTCCGGCCCGCCACCGCCGCCGAGATGGAGGCGTTCTACCGCCACCTCCGCGACCTGCTGCTGGACGTGGGCTTCCTGCACGCCGACAATCCGGAGCGGATCATGTACACGCTGCGGCGGCTGCTGGGGCGGAGCGGTCCGGACCGGCGGGAACTCAAAATTCTGCGAGGGATCGTGCGGCAGGCCGCCTGGGCGCTGGGGCAGGCCGGTTGGCGCGGCCGCCGGCGGGGCGGCCCGGACTCGGGCGGGATCAGACCGGATCGAACTTGATGTCGCGCAGGTTGAGCTGGAGGTTGCTCACTCCGTTGTATTCGTTGAGCTGGATGTTGTAGGCCACGGAAATCTGTTTCTGGTAGATCAGCCGCTCAAACAGTTCCCCCTTCTTCCACCAGACCGCGTCGAAATTCTGCAGGACGTTGCCCACCTTGATCTTCAGGTGCTTGTCCTTCAGGAGCCAGGGGCCGGAGTACACCTTGACGTTCGACGAGGCGAACACGGGGATGGGATTCCCCTCGCCGAACGGGGCCAGCTCGTTGATCTCGTCGAGCAGCTTGAAGCTGATCTGGTTCAGGTCCAGGAAGGTGTCGACATTGAGCTCGGGAATCAGTTCGTCGGGGCCGAGCGTCCGGGCGGCGTGCGCGTTGATCGCCACGCGGAACCGCTCCACGTCGTCGCTGTTGAGCGTCAGCCCCGCCGCCAGGGCATGTCCACCGAACTTGATGAGGTGGCAGTCGCAATCCTGGAGGGCCTGCAGGAGATTGAATTTCGATGTGGAGCGGCCGGAGCCGTGGGCCTCGCCGTTCTCCAGCGACAGGACGATGGTGGGCCGGTGGAACCGCTCCATGATCCGGGAGGCGACGATGCCGATGACACCGCGGTGCCAGTTTTCGCCGCCGAGCACCAGCACAGACTGATCAAAAATGTCCGGCCGGGATTGGGTCAGTTCCTCGATCTCGTCCAGGATGACCTTTTCCTCCTGCTGGCGCAGGACGTTTTTCCGGTTCATGTCGCTGACGATCTGCCGGACGAATTCGGGATCGGCTGAGTCGAACAGGTCCACGGCGGCGTTGGATCCGCCCATGCGGCCCACCGCATTGATCCGGGGCGCGACCTTGAACGCCAGATCGATGCAGGTGATGTCCTTGCCGCGGACGCCCGCCATCTCCAGAAGTGTCTTCAGGCCGATGTTGCCGGGATTGTCCAGCGCCTGCAGGCCGTACTTGACGATAATGCGGTTCTCGTCGGACAGCGACACCAGGTCCGCCACGGTGCCGATGGCCACAAAGCTGAGAAACTGGACGGCCTGCTCCTCCCGGCCGTCCTCGCGCAGCAGCGCCTGACAAAGCTTGAATACCACGCCCACGCCGGCAAGGTTCTTGTCGGGATAGGCGCAGTCCGTCTGCCGGGGATTCAGGATGGAGTAGGCGGGCGGCAGCGCATCGCTGGGCAGGTGGTGGTCCGTCACGATGAGGTCCAGCCCGATCTCCCGCGTGAACTCGGCCACCTCGGTGGCCCGGATGCCGCAGTCAACGCTGATCACCAGGGAGTAGCCCTGATGCTTGAACTCCTCAATGGCCTCCTTTTTCAGGCCGTATCCGTCGGTGAGGCGCCGGGGGATGTAGAAGCCG includes:
- a CDS encoding RNA methyltransferase, translated to MPASRLSVICIRPQGSANIGAIARVMANFGLDDLYLVAPECPVDEQSYRMACHGDGVLRRARVVDALPPLLPQFHGLIGTCGRTDSSAFGAPLSPAAAAAAVRPLADRYPLAVVLGPEDHGLSNEELKLCRWIVRIPTASPYASLNIAQAAAILLYELCARPDGAAPPAARFRPATAAEMEAFYRHLRDLLLDVGFLHADNPERIMYTLRRLLGRSGPDRRELKILRGIVRQAAWALGQAGWRGRRRGGPDSGGIRPDRT
- a CDS encoding phosphomannomutase/phosphoglucomutase, with amino-acid sequence MQIPVPHVFKRYDIRGIVGEELTPELATAIGRAAGTYLRRRGRADVVVGRDGRLSGPEYAARLIDGLRASGVRVLDLGICPTPVMYFAIHHLGAGGGVAVTASHNPPEYNGFKINCGPDSLYDDAIQEIRRLIEAEDYETGNAPVERRPVIPDYAAALRRQFGELASRPKVVVDAGNGTAALVAPDLLRSFKCRVAELYCTVDGRFPNHEADPTVAANLADLIRVVREQSADLGIAFDGDGDRIGVVDETGTILHGDQLLLIYARQVLAAQPGATVISEVKSSQVLYDEIARAGGRPLMWKTGHSLIKAKMKETGAALAGEMSGHMFFADRYYGFDDAIYAACRLLEILDAAGQPLSRLLADLPGTVNTPELRHPCPEAYKAPLVQAVLDHYRRDHEVIDIDGVRVRFPGGWGLVRASNTQPILVLRFEADTPDRLQAIQDDVMAVIRKYQREIVPS
- the recJ gene encoding single-stranded-DNA-specific exonuclease RecJ; its protein translation is MVEALKISHLQAHLLVNRGIQAPESAYAFLHSTLKDLYDPYLMKDMRRTVDRIMRAIHQRENILIYGDFDVDGVTSIVVLKKTIQLLGGVCGFYIPRRLTDGYGLKKEAIEEFKHQGYSLVISVDCGIRATEVAEFTREIGLDLIVTDHHLPSDALPPAYSILNPRQTDCAYPDKNLAGVGVVFKLCQALLREDGREEQAVQFLSFVAIGTVADLVSLSDENRIIVKYGLQALDNPGNIGLKTLLEMAGVRGKDITCIDLAFKVAPRINAVGRMGGSNAAVDLFDSADPEFVRQIVSDMNRKNVLRQQEEKVILDEIEELTQSRPDIFDQSVLVLGGENWHRGVIGIVASRIMERFHRPTIVLSLENGEAHGSGRSTSKFNLLQALQDCDCHLIKFGGHALAAGLTLNSDDVERFRVAINAHAARTLGPDELIPELNVDTFLDLNQISFKLLDEINELAPFGEGNPIPVFASSNVKVYSGPWLLKDKHLKIKVGNVLQNFDAVWWKKGELFERLIYQKQISVAYNIQLNEYNGVSNLQLNLRDIKFDPV
- the coaD gene encoding pantetheine-phosphate adenylyltransferase; protein product: MKPQSVIAIYPGSFDPVTNGHVDIIQRSLEVFDTVIPAILINADKTACFTPEERLVMLRDAVRGLKGRVEPIHFSGLLVDAARQHGATVIIRGIRAVSDYEYELQMALMNRKLAPEIETLFLVPAFKYSFLSSRLVKEVYARGGSMKDLVPELVDTMMLKKHGR
- a CDS encoding diaminopimelate epimerase, producing the protein MSILEIPFFKSQGLGNDFLLLRDEHLGGLRLPLPEMAEKICSRKFGVGADGVIVWTADAVADQFTARIFNADGSEAESSGNGIRCLAAALCHAGIARGERLSIRTPGGLKQVTVLSRASNVYTFRTDLGPATFDPAVIPLALSEPAGPPPLRLRLQAGDATFEATPLAVGNPHCVVRVDRIDFNALYATGPLLERHPVFPARANVEFVRVVDAATIEIAIWERGVGHTLSSGTGSAAAAVAAIANGWTDSPVLVHMEGGETRVSWDRSGNVIQDGQAQFVFHGLIESHALKY